Proteins found in one Nostoc sp. NIES-3756 genomic segment:
- the eboE gene encoding metabolite traffic protein EboE, which produces MKIGTNNNLHLTYCTNIHPGEEWEKVFANLKQYIPPLKTKLAPEKLFGIGLRLAEIAARELLTGDTLTEFKSWLTENNLYVFTLNGFPYGQFHQKVVKDQVYAPDWSKQERLDYTLQLTQILAELLPPGMEGSISTLPLSYKPWFKGNQLVQAPVFINASLNIAQVVEQMVRIRLEQGKILHLDLEPEPDGLIENAVEVVDYFQLYLLPIAGSYLSKQLGITKEAAEGYILDHVRICYDTCHFAVEYEDPMSVILQFQAAGIRIGKIQISAALQVQIPQDVQKRHLLIRRLQPFAESTYLHQVVARTRHNRLIHYRDLDEALLKLENTIDEEWRIHFHVPIFIHDYQLLKSTQSDIENVLELLQSHHFCDHLEIETYTWEVLPDEIKLDLSASIGREFEWVMNKLSTKQLVLS; this is translated from the coding sequence ATGAAAATCGGAACTAACAACAACCTCCACCTTACCTACTGCACCAACATTCACCCTGGCGAAGAATGGGAAAAAGTCTTTGCCAACCTCAAGCAATACATCCCACCGTTAAAAACAAAATTAGCGCCAGAAAAACTATTTGGTATCGGCTTACGTTTAGCAGAGATAGCAGCCAGAGAATTACTTACAGGAGATACTTTAACCGAGTTTAAGTCCTGGCTAACAGAAAATAATTTATATGTATTTACCCTCAACGGTTTTCCTTACGGACAATTCCATCAAAAAGTAGTCAAAGACCAAGTTTATGCTCCAGATTGGTCAAAGCAGGAACGCTTAGATTACACTTTGCAGTTAACGCAAATCTTAGCAGAATTGTTACCTCCTGGTATGGAAGGTAGCATTTCCACACTACCCTTATCATACAAACCCTGGTTCAAGGGAAACCAGCTTGTGCAAGCGCCAGTATTTATTAATGCTAGCCTGAACATTGCCCAAGTTGTAGAACAAATGGTACGTATCCGCCTTGAACAAGGAAAAATTCTGCACTTAGATTTAGAACCAGAACCAGATGGACTAATTGAGAATGCAGTCGAAGTTGTTGATTACTTCCAGTTATATTTACTACCAATAGCTGGAAGTTACTTAAGCAAGCAATTGGGCATCACAAAAGAGGCGGCAGAAGGTTACATTTTAGACCATGTGCGTATTTGTTATGACACCTGCCATTTTGCGGTGGAATATGAAGATCCTATGTCAGTTATTCTGCAATTCCAAGCGGCGGGAATACGCATAGGCAAAATTCAAATTAGTGCAGCATTGCAAGTACAAATACCGCAGGATGTGCAGAAACGTCATCTATTAATTAGAAGATTGCAACCCTTCGCTGAGTCTACATATTTACATCAAGTAGTTGCACGCACACGCCATAACAGATTAATTCACTATCGAGATTTAGATGAGGCTTTACTCAAGCTAGAAAATACCATAGATGAAGAATGGCGGATACATTTTCATGTACCTATTTTCATTCATGATTACCAGCTATTAAAGTCTACTCAAAGTGACATTGAAAATGTCTTAGAATTGTTGCAAAGTCATCACTTCTGCGACCATTTAGAAATTGAAACTTACACTTGGGAAGTTTTACCAGATGAGATAAAGCTTGATTTATCAGCTTCAATTGGGCGTGAGTTTGAATGGGTGATGAATAAATTATCAACAAAGCAATTGGTTCTGAGTTGA